The Nostoc sp. 'Lobaria pulmonaria (5183) cyanobiont' DNA window GGTCATTTGGTCGGTAAATTTGAGTATTAATTCCCTGAGACATTAAAATCTGTGGCAGAAGTTTCGCCAGTTCATGAGCCATTTGGGGTTTATCAAGTTTTGATGCGCCCATTAGCCTTTGCAGAAAATTTAATAGCTCTGGCAATTCTTCTATTGCTAAGTCGCCTTCATGTTTATTTGATTCTTCTACTCTAGCTACTGCTAGGTCGATAGTGTTGAGAGCATCGCCAAGGCAATCTAGAAATACTTTGCTATCAACTCGGAGAATCGGTTGGGGTAATTCCAATAGCCCTTCAGATATAGAATTATTTTGCTGGTTGTTTAATTCGAGTTGAAGTACAATTTCTAGTCCTATAAGTAGAGAGGTTAATAAGATAGCCATCCAAGCACCTGGGGTAGTTTTAGTTAAGGAAAACAACGAGCCTAAGATGCCGAGATAAACTAGTCCCTGTAGTAGTTTCAGGATTAATCTGCTCGAAAAAAACTTTGTACTTGGGTTAGTAATTTGCCTTTGCTCTGTTGGAGCCGCTTGAAGATAGTTAGCTGCTGCAAGAGTCGCGATAGACTGCCGCAGGGTATCCAGGAAAAAGGAAGCTAGACGAACTTGAGCCAAATTAAGCTTTTCAATATAAATTCTTTCGAGATTATCGAGTCGGTTTTGAACCAGTTTAACTATTTGCTCAATGCCGATTGTATTATCAATATCTGTCTGGAGTTGGTTGCGTTCTTCGCTAAAAAGTGAGGTGATTGTTTTCATTGCATTGATTAAGACTTTAACGTTATTAATTAGGAGTGAAATCAACACTCATTTTTTCATTTCACCCTGTAATTACATAATGACGGAATAATTCATAATTCCTAATTATGAATTAGGTTGATTGCAAATTACTACCCATCAAAAGGAGGAGCAGAATGTTTATCTGCGTGATTGCAGACTACGGCACAGGAGATCCGGCATTTACTGAAGTCACACAACGTCTGCTGATGACTTTTCCCCATGCCCAAATTCATTTGCTTTCGGTTCCAGCATTCAGTACCTTAGCAACGGGATTCTGGATTGCCCAACTGGGACTCAACCCTGGTCCTAGCGATAGCGATCGCCTAATTTATCACAACTGTGCGCCTCGTCAGGACGATCCTGAAGCTCGTCGAGACAATGAAGGTGAAGGACTAACTTATGCCCTTTTATCTAATGGTGTAAAAGTCGTGGGTGTGAATGCGGGCTACACTCTCTCCTTTATCAAAGACTATACAAAGGAGTTGCGAGCGATCAACGTTTCTCGTGGTGGATCGCAGTTTCGCTCACGGGATGTGTTTCCTCCGGCTGCGGCTGCCATTATGAATGAAGATTTTAGCATTTTGGGAGATAGCTTGAAGAGTGAGCAAATCCCAGATGTTCCACCAGATCGAATTGCCTGGATTGATGGCTACGGCAACATCAAAACAACTATCGGGGCCCATACACTTAATTTGGAGCCTCAAAGCAAGATCGTGATCCGGATTGGAGATGTGGTCAGCGATGCAGTGTATTCTGATGGCAGTTTCAAGGTGTCTGAAGGAACTTTAGCTTTTGCTCCTGGTAGTTCTGGTTGGTCAAAAGGCGATTCAGGAGAACCATTGCGCTTCCTAGAGTTATTTCTGCGAGGAGGGAGTGCTTGGGAACGCTTTGGTCGTCCCCGTGTGAATCAGCAAGTAACTCAAATTGCCTAAAATTTGGTAGTAGGCTTCTGTCTGTGGCTGAGTGCAGACTAACATTGTCAGTTGCCCTGACTAAAAGCGATTAGATTTGTGCCACACCGCCATCGACGAACAATTCAATGTCGGTAATATAACTGCTGTCGTCCGAAGCCAGGAACACGACAGCTTTTGCGACTTCATCCGATGTTGAATGGCATTCCCTTGGGAATGCCATTCAACATCGCCGTATGCATTTCGTCAGTTATCCCCAGGCGATCATCAACGTCTGTGGGGATAATCCCAGGGCTGACAACATTGACCCGGTCTTTGAGGTCAACCGACCAAGTGCGTGCGAATAGCGCACGGCTGCCTTAGTTGCAGCATAAACATCTATTCGTTCATAACTTATTTCCACTTTTCCCCGTCTACCCACACCCAAATCAATCAGCGATCGCTTTTAGTTTAAACTCCAGACTCTACCAAGTGAAAAAGAGCGATCGCTCCCCCATTTTCAACAGTAAACAAGAATAATCAACATCACGAAAGAGAGTGGCTACTTTACTTTCCCCTACAGTAGTCCTTATGATATTCCTCGTTCAGTTTTATGCCATATATCTATTATTTTAAGGTGAATTCGACGAAGCTAAAAAGCCACCGCAGTCAAAGCAGGAAAATCTTTAGAGTTAATAAGGTCACTAGTCAATTACGTTTTAAGCTAAAGCGCTGGCATGGTGGCGGATATGATCTTCAATAAAAGTGGCGATAAAATAATAACTGTGATCGTAGCCTTGTTGGTAACGTAAGTTTAGCGGCTGATTAACATCTGCACAAGCTTGCTCAAACACCTTTGGTAATAATTCCTCAGCTAAAAATTTATCAGCAGTCCCTTGGTCAATGAGAATTGAACTGTGATATCTTTGTTGTCTGACTAATTCACTAGAATCATAAGCACGCCAACTTTCTTGATTGCTGCCAAGATAACCACTAAAAGCTTTTTGACCCCAAGGACAACGCATAGGTGCAGCTAGAGGTGCAAAGGCTGATACTGATTTATAGAGTTCTGGGTTTCTGATTGCACAGACAAGCGCCCCGTGTCCCCCCATTGAATGACCGAAAATACCTTGTTTATCAGGTTGGGTGGGGAAATTTGCGTTAATTAAAGCAGGTAATTCCTCAACAATATAACTATACATTTGGTAGTTTTTACGCCAAGGTTCTTCTGTAGCATCAACATAAAAGCCTGCACCTGTGCCAAAATCCCAGTCGTCATCCTCACCTGCAATGCCAGTATTACGCGGACTAGTATCTGGTGCAACCAATATTAAACCGTACTCAGCCGCAAAGCGCTGCACTCCTCCCGCCTTAACCATAAAATTCTCTTCCGTGCAACTCAAACCAGATAGGAAATAGAGAATCGGCGCAGGTTTTTGAGTTGCTTGTGGTGGTTGATAAATACTAAAGCGCATTTCACCATTACAGGTTGAGGAGGGATGACTGTAAAAGCCGAGTTTGCCACCAAAGCAAATAAATTCGGAAATGAGGTTGAGGTTAGGCATTGGTTGTATTCTATTTCCTGAGCGGTTGTGGGAGAATGATTATTTTAGCGTAAGTTTAAATCTGTTCCTCTTGCCTGCACAACTTGGGGTAAAACTAGCGAGGAAAGTCCCCTGGTTGCACTCCCGGTAGGCCCCTACGGTGTACACACAAGTCGGAAAAACTTCATCTACCAAAGATTTGCGGTGAAGCAGCGCTCTTGGTAGGGTTTCCAACGCCAGATGCTTCACTTGGGGAGACCCCAAGACCGCACTGGCTCCTCCGCAGCCTACTGCTGTTAGCGGCGCAGGAGCGTCACCCGTTCGCGTAGCGTCTCCGATAGGAGAAGGGTGCGTTACGCTGGCGTGACAAAGCTAAATTGTTGCAATCATGGCATACGCATTTGTTATTTTGGCGTACGCATTTGTTATTTCGGTGAGCGCATTTGTTATTTTGGCGTACTCATTTGTTATTTTGGCATACGCATTTGTTATTTCGGCGGACTCATTTGTTATTTTGGCGTACGCATTTGTTATTTCGGCGTACTCATTTGTTATTTTGGCGTACTCATTTGTTATTTTGGCGTACGCATTTGTTATTTCGGCGTGTCCATAACGCATTCTACGAAACTACTAGAAGAGTTGAAACTAGGACTTACGCATTGACACAAAATACATAGTATGTAAGGCTTTAAAAACCACATCTGTCGTAGGGGCACAGCATTGCTGTGCCCCTACAGCGCGGGTTTACTGATCATCAAAGAACAATTAATAAAGGCTGAAACGACCTATTTTCGTGAAACATACTATGATTAATTTGTACAGTGCGTAAGTCCTAGAAACCTATGCTGGTCATACTTGTGTGTACACTGTAGCGGTAGGCCCAGAGCGCCACGGACTCGTTATCCGATTGTGAAAAAAGCTTTTAACAAGCCTAAGAAAGTATCTAAAAATACTGCCTAACTGCTTTTCATTTCTTTTATTGCTCTGAGTTCATTTCATTGTTCGACATGGAATCAATTGCTTCAAATGTCGAGCTATTTTTGCTTGCTTTAATCTAAACTCCAGTTAGAAGGATCGAGTTCTAAAAGCTGACAAAACTTAAAATAATCAACTTGAGAGTTAAATTCAACAGTCTAGTAGCCCTTCACGGCTACAATCAACTTAAGACCCAAAGGTTTGCTTCATTTTTGAAAGAAGCTTCGAGATGGACTCCCCATGAATAATAGAACCATGCATTGTTGCAAGGTACTTAATGGGTAGATTCTCTATTGCCTCAATCCCTCGAGTGAAGCTTTTTCCTTCAGACATAAACCCGACTTTTTGCTGAAAGTTAATGATAGATTCTGTAAGATCCTTTTCGGTAATCGGTTCCTCGAACTGACCAGGATGAGCCGCAAGATCGGAACAAAAAAGGATCTCCTCTTGCGGCTGATAGAATATACAACCCTCCCATCCATGAGGAAAATGAGGAGTTTCAATCAGTATGATATCTCTTTTACCCAAGGAAAGAGCAAAGTTATTCTTAAGAGCCGTTGTTGGTCGTAGTGCAAAGTCATCCATGTTCGATTGATTCAGAGGACTTACAATTGTTTTTGCTTGCGGCGCTGCTTCAAGCCATTGATTAAGCGCTCCGCACTCATCAGCCTCAAGGTGACATAAACCAATGTAATGAAGTTTTGAAGCATCGCAGACAGACGAAACAAGTTCATAAGTTTGCTCGAACCAATTTGAGCGACCCGTATGAATAAGCATCGGACGCTCATCAAGGATAAGGAATTGACTAAAAACAAACTTTTTATTATTAGAGATAGAAAGCTTATATATATTAGGAACTATCTCATCTATCCGCGTGAAGTTAGCATTGATGTGCGTAAACATTATATTTCTTTGGTTTCTTAAAAGACTTAGCTTTCAGTATAAATATTTAAAAGGGAGAATTGCTGAACTAAAATAAGAAGAATTGATTTGGGATGAATTTTCATAATCTGCCTCTAAATATTAAACTACTGTTTAACGATAGGTTTACAGCTTTTTATCGCGAAAAAGGGTGATAATAGCTATATTGTAAAAGTTTTGGATTAGGACAGTAGATTATGACATTGAAAAACACCTTTGGTGAATATAGTTTCGTTAGTAAAGTAGACGTTACCGATCTGGAAGCTAGTGTCAAATGGTATAAAGACAAACTCGGTTTAGTTCTTGAATCAAAATATGACACGCCTAGCTGGAGACAGTTTAGTATCCCTGATATTGAGCGCTTTGCAATTGGACTGAACTTAAGTAACTCTGTTGTTGCAGGTAGTACTGTTAGCACCTTTGTTGTAAAGGATATAGTTGCTGCTCGTCAAAGCCTTATTGAAAAAGGAGTTGAAGTTGGGCCAATTACAGATGTCGGTCACGGAGTTCAATTGTCTGTCTTTAAAGATATTGACGGAAACTTGTTGGGACTTCGGCAAAATCCGCAGTCTTAACTAGCTTATTGCTGAAATCGGGGATTTAGGTAGCAACTGAACTCATATTACTACCTAATCCTCAAGCTGTGCAGATAGCGCTTTAGATGTACGTGCGCTCAATGCCTTGCCTCCGAAACGCCAACCTGGTAGCGAAGTATATGCTAATTCAGCTTATACTGATTATACCGTCGATAATGATCTGGAAGAAAGTAGTCAAATATTCTTAAAAGTAATGCATAAGAGGAATTCCTTGCGTCAAGACCAACCCTAGAATCAATAGA harbors:
- a CDS encoding SAM hydrolase/SAM-dependent halogenase family protein, which translates into the protein MFICVIADYGTGDPAFTEVTQRLLMTFPHAQIHLLSVPAFSTLATGFWIAQLGLNPGPSDSDRLIYHNCAPRQDDPEARRDNEGEGLTYALLSNGVKVVGVNAGYTLSFIKDYTKELRAINVSRGGSQFRSRDVFPPAAAAIMNEDFSILGDSLKSEQIPDVPPDRIAWIDGYGNIKTTIGAHTLNLEPQSKIVIRIGDVVSDAVYSDGSFKVSEGTLAFAPGSSGWSKGDSGEPLRFLELFLRGGSAWERFGRPRVNQQVTQIA
- a CDS encoding SDR family oxidoreductase, with the protein product MAFPRECHSTSDEVAKAVVFLASDDSSYITDIELFVDGGVAQI
- the fghA gene encoding S-formylglutathione hydrolase, producing the protein MPNLNLISEFICFGGKLGFYSHPSSTCNGEMRFSIYQPPQATQKPAPILYFLSGLSCTEENFMVKAGGVQRFAAEYGLILVAPDTSPRNTGIAGEDDDWDFGTGAGFYVDATEEPWRKNYQMYSYIVEELPALINANFPTQPDKQGIFGHSMGGHGALVCAIRNPELYKSVSAFAPLAAPMRCPWGQKAFSGYLGSNQESWRAYDSSELVRQQRYHSSILIDQGTADKFLAEELLPKVFEQACADVNQPLNLRYQQGYDHSYYFIATFIEDHIRHHASALA
- a CDS encoding VOC family protein; translated protein: MTLKNTFGEYSFVSKVDVTDLEASVKWYKDKLGLVLESKYDTPSWRQFSIPDIERFAIGLNLSNSVVAGSTVSTFVVKDIVAARQSLIEKGVEVGPITDVGHGVQLSVFKDIDGNLLGLRQNPQS